From Streptomyces yatensis, one genomic window encodes:
- a CDS encoding SMP-30/gluconolactonase/LRE family protein gives MKEYAAGMTWGEGPRWQRGALWLSDTQGGKLWTDHDGPWRGIPLDAIPNGLWFLPDGRLVGAMMHQRRIGVWTGEQFDTYADLSAVATGPLGDMVGDPHGNLYVDDVGFAAHAGEPLRPGRLLRVAADGAVHVAAEDVEFPNGLAFAGDGRTLVVAETTRQRLTAFTVADDGALTDRRTYADLAHLIGDDVRPDGIWSTQDGVWVATTTGHAVALVRENELVTSIGTGTLLPIACCGDGGNRLFVTLADTHGLPLGEAMATKSVHTTVALLEVPKAGDTS, from the coding sequence GTGCACTGTGGCTGTCCGACACCCAGGGCGGGAAGCTGTGGACCGACCACGACGGCCCCTGGCGCGGCATCCCGCTGGATGCCATCCCCAACGGCCTTTGGTTCCTGCCGGACGGGCGGCTGGTCGGGGCCATGATGCATCAACGGCGTATCGGCGTGTGGACCGGTGAGCAATTCGACACTTACGCGGACCTGAGCGCGGTGGCCACCGGTCCGCTCGGCGACATGGTCGGCGACCCGCACGGCAACCTTTACGTGGATGACGTCGGCTTCGCCGCGCACGCCGGTGAGCCATTGCGACCGGGTCGGCTGCTGCGCGTTGCTGCAGACGGAGCGGTACACGTGGCCGCCGAAGACGTTGAGTTCCCCAACGGGCTGGCCTTCGCCGGCGACGGCCGCACCCTGGTTGTCGCCGAGACCACCCGGCAACGACTGACCGCCTTCACCGTCGCAGACGACGGTGCCCTCACGGACCGTCGCACCTACGCCGACCTCGCCCACCTGATCGGCGACGACGTCCGGCCGGACGGAATCTGGTCGACACAAGACGGAGTCTGGGTGGCCACCACGACCGGACACGCCGTCGCCCTGGTGCGGGAGAACGAGCTGGTCACCTCGATCGGCACCGGGACGCTGCTGCCGATCGCATGCTGCGGCGACGGCGGGAACCGGCTCTTCGTCACCCTCGCCGACACCCATGGCCTCCCCCTGGGCGAGGCCATGGCCACAAAGTCAGTGCACACGACGGTCGCACTGCTCGAAGTACCGAAGGCGGGGGACACCTCATGA